From the genome of Maridesulfovibrio ferrireducens:
AACCCTGCGTTCCTAGTGAAAAAGTAGTGGTGCCGGGCAGAAAATGGTAGAGCGGTTTTTTTTCAACGGGGTCAATGTTGATTGCTGCGACCAAGTCGTATGTTTTTGTCATCAACGAACCGTCAATGTTCTGCCGGACTCCGCATATTCCATGTTCGTCAGGCTCTATAATACAAAAATGATTACAGAGACGGCATTGGACTTTTCCGTTTTTCAATTCTTTCCATAGTCGTGCAGGGTGTAGCATTTTTGGGAGTCCTTATCTTTTAATTTCGGGGACAATAAGAATAGGGCCTATGTTCGGCGTGTCCTTTTCATCCTTTTCTTTTGGTCTGGTGCTCATTATATTAGACTTGTTTCCGGTCTCAATTGAGATTTCATTGTTGTCTTGTCTTGTTCCCATGCGTATATTTTCGCGGTCTTTGGCAGTGTCCTTATTAATAAATTTAGTTCCAGCCAAAGCAGGGGTTGAGAAAATAAGTCCAAAAATAATAAATCCGAATATTAAAGTTTTCTTGTACATGATATTTCTCCGTGTCATACTGTACCAGACTGTTCAGAATTTGGCACCTTCTTAGTTACTCCGAAAACTAAAAGAGTAGAACATGTTAACCATTCGTATCTTTTGAGTTTTTACAGCTAATCATTATCTATTTTTTTAATATAGTGAATGATTCTGCTCCTCCGTCAGGTAGTATAAATGAATGCAAGCAGCGGACCTTATCGGTTTTACTATCGACAAAAGGTGCAATGATGCGCCTTGAACTCTTATCGATTTCAGCATATACAGTCCATTCTTAGAGATTGTTAGGAGATAAATATATGGCAAGTCGTTCTGATGCTTACAAGGCCGCCGGTGTTAATATCGACGCGGCAAATGATTTTATAGGTCGCATTAAAGGTATGGTGGGTTCCACTTTTACCAAAGGTGTAGTCACGGATATCGGTGGTTTCGGCGGGCTTTTCAAGCTTGACCTGACTCAAATGGAAGAGCCTGTTCTTGTAGCAGGTACCGATGGCGTGGGTACTAAATTAAAACTGGCTTTCGCGCTAGACAAACACGATACCATCGGTATTGATCTTGTCGCTATGAGCGTGAATGACATATTGGTACAGGGCGCAAAGCCTTTGTTTTTCCTTGATTATTTTGCAACAGGAAAACTGGAAGTAGGCGTAGCTGAAACAGTTCTTTCCGGAATAGTTGAAGGTTGTAAAATGTCATCCTGTGCTCTGCTTGGCGGAGAAACTGCAGAAATGCCCGGATTTTATGCCGATGGCGAATATGACCTGTCCGGCTTCTGCGTCGGTATGGTTGATAACGCAAATATTGTTGATGGTTCTTCCATTACAATCGGTGATTCAATCATCGGCCTTGCTTCCTCAGGTGTCCATTCAAACGGATACTCTCTGGTTCGCAAACTGTATGATGAATCCGGCCTTGCCGCAGATGATCTTCTGCCCGGTACGGATCAAAAAATCGGAGAAGCTCTTATCACTCCGACTAAAATTTATGCAGACGCTGTACGCAATATTATCCGCGAAATCGAAGTTAAGGGAATGGTTCATGTTACCGGCGGCGGTTTCTATGACAATCTGCCTAGAATCCTGCCTCAGCAGGTTACAGCAGAAATTAATTTCGGAACATGGGAAGTTCTTCCTGTGTTTAACTGGATGAAAGAACAGGGCAATCTCAGTTGGCCTGAAATGTTACAGATTTTCAACTGTGGTATCGGTTATATCATGGTTGTTAAAGGTGACAGAGAAGAAGACGTTATCAACAGACTTAATGGCATGGACATTAAATCTTGGAAAATCGGAGAAATAACTGCCAGAGATGGTGATTCCGAACAGGTAAACGTTAATTTCTAATTCCTGATCAAGATTAAAATTAAAACCCCTGAAACTTTAGTTTCAGGGGTTTTTTTTGTAATTAAACTTATCAAGTTAAATTATTTCTTTTTCCAGTTGCCTGACGCATCCTGAATCCACCATCCGGCGGGTGCTTTTTTCTGCCAGACTTCGGTAAAGATATTTGTGATTTTCACAATTTCACTTCCGGGAATGTTCATGGATGCGGCAACTTCCGCGTATAGTTTTTTTCTCGTGTTGTTATCCTGTGAAATTAATCTGCGGACTGCTGCAGTATCAGGAAGGCTTAAACCTTTCTTGTTTATCAGTTCCAGATATCCACTTTTGTTGATGCCTATATTTCCGGCATTGTAATAGGGGATAAGCTGCTGGTGGTCTGCCGCAATATTTTGCTTTAAGCCTCTGATCGCAGAGTTGGACTGTTTAAGTCCTTCAATGTCGGATTCGGTAACGTCTTTTGCATGTGCGGCAGATGGCGTTATGAATGCAAGGAAAGACGGCAGAGATGAGCTGTCTTTGTTATTTATGGGTTGCTGAGCATCGGTCCCGTAAATGTCATCGACGATATCTTCAGCCGCTTTTTCGACCTGCGCTGCCGGAAAATATATGTTTACAGTGACGCAGGCTGCAAAGGCAAAAAGAGTCATCAACGTTAAAACCTGAGCGGTTTTTTTGATCATAATTATCTCCTGTTAAGGAATTTAGCGCGACCCTGATATTCTTTTCAATCTTTTCAGCATGTCGGAAAAGCTGATGAGGTTTTCAGGGTTGCTGTTAATAACATTTATACCGAATAATGGTGGCTTCTTTATTATATACTCGATTCCGTCCTCTCTGATCAAGCCTCGTATTTTAAATAAATCGTGGTCTAAAGTACACTCAAGACCCAGTCCTGCATAACTGAATTCCTGGAAAAATTGTGAAAACATACCAACTCCGACCCCTGTAAGGCCTGAACCTGTTCCGATGACAGATAAGGTATTAACGGCTTTGAGGCTGATTGCCTGATCAGAGTCCGAATCAGGAGTTGTAATAGCGTAAAGCTTAAATTTAGCCGGTTGATCGTACGCTATGACGAGGTCTGTAAGATCAAGGTTCATTCTACCTGTGATTCGTCCGATATCAAGAGCTTCACTGAGCGGTTTGAGTTTTAGTTTTTCAATATTGAAATCTGCCCCGTACTGTCGCGATTTTGAAAAAGGATTATCAGCAAACATCTCTGATATTTTTATTTTGCCGCCGTATACCTCCCCCGAAAAACTTCCAAGTGTAGAAAATCGTTTTTTAAGCAGCCAGAACTCGATATTGCCGTCTATTTTACCGTCAACAGGTAGAGACGGGGGCGAAAGAGGCAACAGATTGACATCCTTTGCGTTTAGTTTGCCATGCAGAGCAAAGTCGCTGGAAAAAGGATTATTTACTGCAAGCTCGGAAAGTTTAATTTTTCCGCCACCAAGGGGGATTTTATCTAGGTTTCCGAACACAGCTTTGTTTGAAGAAAGGGTTATCGGAATATTGAAGTCTGACAACTTAAGCTGTCCCGCATCAAGGTTGCCGATGTTTATAAAACCTTGCTTAGGTGCGGTTAAATATTTGTCGGGTTGCGGATGTAGATTTTTGCCGAGTGAAGCGGAAAACGGAATATTTGCTGTTATTGATTTTGAGGTAATAGTTGGAGAATTAAAATCACCTTTTGTCAGGTTTATGTTTCCTGTCAGAATTGTTTTTTCGGGGGTTCCTTTGAAGGTACATAAAAGGGCAAGCGTGCCGTTTGCGGAAAGTTGACCAAGTGAAAAAGGTTCAACCGCAAGAGTTTTAAACGGTGCAGCTAAAGCCGGGATTTGCAGACTTGCTTCCCCTGAATAATTAAGTCCGTTTTTAGTTTTCTTGATCAGCGTCTTTGCTGTAATATTCCCCATTTTTTCCCATTGCGTATTTATTCGGGAAGAAATGTTTCCTTTTTTGTCTGGCAAGGTTGAAGTCAGGGTTGTTTTCAGTGGGTGTTTGTTAAGATTTAAATATAAAGTGTCAAAAAGAGCTTCCCCTGAATTAATCTCTAAAGTCGCTTTAATCTGCGGCTTGTTGACGGGAATAGTGGATTTTAAAGATCCTGAAAAGTTGTCTATTAAGTAAAGCCCATCTGGTGAAGCTACAGAAAGTTCGCTGAATTTAAGTAAAAAACTTGATTCCGGTTTGGTTTTTATTTTGCGGAGTGTGAGTGACAGATCCAGTTTACCTTGTTTTTCCCAGTCGGGTTTTACTTCGTCTAGCAGTTTGCCTGCTATTTTTTCCAGCAGTGGCAGGGGATCAATAATATTTAATGACAGGGTTCCATCAGAATCCGGTGAATAATTCAAGTCCGTATTTATCAGAGGAAGGTTGCCGACTGCGATAGAAAGATTTTCAAATTTAGCAACCCCGTTTTTTGTAAATAATTTACCATTACCTTTAATTGAAATGTCGGGGTTTTGTAACTCAAGCTCGGGGATCCTTATTCCGAGTTTTTTGATTTGGATGGTTAAGTTCCGAAAAGCAACGCTTCCTTCTTCTAAGCGAACCTCAGTATTTATTCTGATTTTAGCGGCTTTTAAAGAGCTTTTTTGCGGTATAAATTCTCCGCTGAAATGAAAGTCGGTCTTTTTAATATGTTTAAGAGAGCCTTTGAGAACGCCGGATAGACCCGCTTGAGGGAGATTTACCGCAAACTGCCAGTTCACACCGAAAGAGTTTAGTCTTTCAGCGTAAGCAGTGTGAGGAGATATGAGCATCAGCAGTAAAAAAAAGCTGATCAACATTGATAGCGGGTGGCGATTCATTTCTTTCTTATACACTTCAGGTTGAATGGTGAAAAGTGAAGCTTCAACATATCCTGAGATTATTTTTTTATTATTTAGAATGTCTAAAAATAGAGTTAGCGGTTATTCAGATATTAAAAAGCCGTCAAAAAACGATTTGTTTTCTGACGGCTAAGTAATAGCTGGAGATAAGGAATAA
Proteins encoded in this window:
- a CDS encoding DUF1318 domain-containing protein produces the protein MIKKTAQVLTLMTLFAFAACVTVNIYFPAAQVEKAAEDIVDDIYGTDAQQPINNKDSSSLPSFLAFITPSAAHAKDVTESDIEGLKQSNSAIRGLKQNIAADHQQLIPYYNAGNIGINKSGYLELINKKGLSLPDTAAVRRLISQDNNTRKKLYAEVAASMNIPGSEIVKITNIFTEVWQKKAPAGWWIQDASGNWKKK
- the purM gene encoding phosphoribosylformylglycinamidine cyclo-ligase, whose product is MASRSDAYKAAGVNIDAANDFIGRIKGMVGSTFTKGVVTDIGGFGGLFKLDLTQMEEPVLVAGTDGVGTKLKLAFALDKHDTIGIDLVAMSVNDILVQGAKPLFFLDYFATGKLEVGVAETVLSGIVEGCKMSSCALLGGETAEMPGFYADGEYDLSGFCVGMVDNANIVDGSSITIGDSIIGLASSGVHSNGYSLVRKLYDESGLAADDLLPGTDQKIGEALITPTKIYADAVRNIIREIEVKGMVHVTGGGFYDNLPRILPQQVTAEINFGTWEVLPVFNWMKEQGNLSWPEMLQIFNCGIGYIMVVKGDREEDVINRLNGMDIKSWKIGEITARDGDSEQVNVNF